DNA from Halorarum salinum:
CTTCCCGCGGACGGCGGGGACGCCGGCCGCGTCGAGGACCTCGCGGTAGGTCCCGTACTCGACCTTCGAGAACGTCTTCGTGCAGGCGTTCGGGGCGTCCTCCCGCAGTTCCTCGAAGACGGACTCGCGCGCGGCGTGGTCGGCGAAGGGTCGCGGGTGGTACGTCACCGTCGTGAGACACTCCGAGCGGTCGGGGTCGCCCCGAACCGCGTCGTCGAGCGTCTCGAGGAAGTGGAGGAAGGTGAACTCGAGCCGTTCCCCCGGGCGTCGGCTCCGCAGGTAGGTGAGATACAGCAGCGCCTGGAAGTTCGGCCGCCCGTCCGGCGGGTCGAGCGACGATCCGCTCACCACCCGGCGGGCGGACTTCCGCGAACCGCTCTTGTAGTCGAGCAGGCGCCCGGGCCCGTGGACGAGGTCGACGAACCCCTTCAGGCCGAGGTCGGGGTCCTCGAACCACCGCTCCGTGTGGGCGCCCTCGACCGGGAGGTCGAAGTGGTCGGCGACGTCGTTTCCGGGCGACCAGCTTCCCGGCCCCACGAGGTCGTCGCCCTCCGGCGGGTGCTCCGCGAGGTACCCCCGGATGGTCTCCAGGCCGAGCCTGTATCGCGTCCGACGGACGTCGCGGTGGGCCTCGGCGAGGAACGGCCCGACCTCGGCGAGCATCAGGTCGACCGTCTCCTCGAGGAAAGCGTCGTCGACGGCGTCGGGGTGGTGGACGGCACACTCCGCGAAGTCGTGGAACAGGGTCCCCTCCCTGAAGTAGTCCCGCTCGGGCGAGTCGAGCAGGCGGTCGAAGAAGTAGTCCCGCGGGCAGTTGACGTAGGCGTTCAGGCTCGACTGGCTGACCGTCTCGACGGGATCCGCCGGGGCGTCGAGTTCCTCGGTCTCGAAGCCGTCCGACCGCGTCCGGCGCGGGGGCGAGCGTCGAACCGACTCGAGGTCGCCGAAGCGCTCGAACTCGCCGTCGAGCAGTTCCTCGAAGTAGAGACAGGGGGAGACGGGCGAGCCCCCCTCCGTGTCCCGCACGAGGTAGTGCTGGTCGACGCCGCTCTGTAGCAGGAGCTGGAACGCCCGCAGGTTCCGCTCGTACTCCCGCTCCTCGTCGACCCAGGGGCGCCGCGGCGACGAGCGGGTCCAGCCGTCGTCGAGGCCGAGGAAGAGGACGACCGGGCGGTCGACGTGGGCGGCCGACTTCGCGTCCGCGAGGAGCACGCCCTCGTTCTCGCGCTCGACGGGCACCTCGTAGGACTCGAGGTAGAACCGGAGGCGGTCGACGCCCGCCTCCGTGACGGGGTCGTCCGCGATCCCCAGTTCCGCCAGTTCGGCCCGGAGCCTCCCGAGGGTCGTCCCAGCCAGGTCCTCGTAGGCGCCCAGCGCCGACGCGAACGTGTGGTCCCTCGGGGTGTCGCGCAGGTCGAACAGCGGGTCGAGCGCCGGATCGTCGAGGTCGTCGAGCCGCTTCCGGTCGTGTGCGACGGGGACGTCGATGCCCAGTCGGGCGAGCAGCGGCCGGACCGTCGCGACGCGCGTGTCGCGGCCGGCGTGGGTCCACCGGAGGAGCCGGACCACGCAGCGGCGGTCGGGGTCGTCGAAGAACCCCGGCCCGCCGTAGTACGGGATCCCCTCGGCGTCGAACGCGGACTCGACGAGCCTCGAGTACTCGCTCCCCTCCTCCAGCACCACGGCGACGTCGGCGGCGTTCTCGACCGTGACGGCCTCCAGCAGCGTGTCGACGATCGCGGCCGCGGAGTCGAGGATCCGGAACCGCGGGCGGTCGAACGCCTCGTCGGTGAACGGGTCGACCGCGTGATGCTCGGAGGGCAGGACGGAGCGTTCGAGCGACGTGAGCTGACCCGACCCGACGACGGCCACCGACTCGCCGCCGTCGACGACGAACTCCGAGAGCCGGCCGGAGGTGGTCTCCAGCCCGGAGAGGTGGTCGACGGCGCGCCGATGCCGCTCGTCGTCGAACCGGGGGTACTCCAGCACCGCGTCGGGCCGCCCCTGGTGCTCCCAGCACTGGAGGACGTTCCCGACCGCGTGGGCGGCGTCCTTCCAGTCGAGGTCAGTCTCCGAGACGAGTTCGAGGAAGGCGAGGCGGTCCTCGGCCTCCTCGCGCCGGCCGGCGGCGAGCCGTCGGGGGGTGACCGCGAAGGGGCCGAACTGCGGCCGGTCGAGCCGCCGGTTCAGGGCGCTCGCGAGCGGGGCGTCCGGGACGACGACGAGGTCGTGGCCCGCACACTCGTCGTAGAGGTCGTCGACGGGTTTCGCACGGGCGATCGGCACGTAGTCGTGGTTTCATCCATCCGTGATAAATCTGGTCGACAGGTGGTCGGCGTCCGGTCGACGGGTTCGGCGGGGGCCGGGCGGGGTCGGCCGTCGTCGGAAGTCGTCGAAGGAATCGAAGGCGGTCGATGGGATGGAGAGGAATCGAAGGCGGTCGACGGAGACGGGGGCGTTCGGCGGGGGCGAGACGGCCGCTATCCCGCGAAGTCGCCGAGCCCGGACTGGTCGCCGACGTCGACCTCCTCCAGCAGGTCCGCCGAATCGTTCCCCGGATCGTCGACGCGCTTCGACACGGGGTAGGCGTGTAACTCGTCGCTCGGGTACGGCTTCAACACCGACCGGAGTTCGTCGGGTGACTCCTCGGAGAGCCACCGCTCCTCGTTCCCCTCCTCGAGGATGACGGGCATCCGGTCGTGGATGGGTTCGACCACCTCGTTCGCGTCGGTCGTGAGGACGGTGCAGGTGACGCGCGGGTCGCCCTCCGCGGGCGTCCACGTCTCCCAGAGGCCGGCGTAGGCGAACGGTGATCGGTCGGGACGCTCGATGCGGTAGGGTTGCTTCGACCCGCGGGTTCCCTGCCACTCGTAGAACCTGT
Protein-coding regions in this window:
- a CDS encoding PD-(D/E)XK nuclease family protein; this translates as MPIARAKPVDDLYDECAGHDLVVVPDAPLASALNRRLDRPQFGPFAVTPRRLAAGRREEAEDRLAFLELVSETDLDWKDAAHAVGNVLQCWEHQGRPDAVLEYPRFDDERHRRAVDHLSGLETTSGRLSEFVVDGGESVAVVGSGQLTSLERSVLPSEHHAVDPFTDEAFDRPRFRILDSAAAIVDTLLEAVTVENAADVAVVLEEGSEYSRLVESAFDAEGIPYYGGPGFFDDPDRRCVVRLLRWTHAGRDTRVATVRPLLARLGIDVPVAHDRKRLDDLDDPALDPLFDLRDTPRDHTFASALGAYEDLAGTTLGRLRAELAELGIADDPVTEAGVDRLRFYLESYEVPVERENEGVLLADAKSAAHVDRPVVLFLGLDDGWTRSSPRRPWVDEEREYERNLRAFQLLLQSGVDQHYLVRDTEGGSPVSPCLYFEELLDGEFERFGDLESVRRSPPRRTRSDGFETEELDAPADPVETVSQSSLNAYVNCPRDYFFDRLLDSPERDYFREGTLFHDFAECAVHHPDAVDDAFLEETVDLMLAEVGPFLAEAHRDVRRTRYRLGLETIRGYLAEHPPEGDDLVGPGSWSPGNDVADHFDLPVEGAHTERWFEDPDLGLKGFVDLVHGPGRLLDYKSGSRKSARRVVSGSSLDPPDGRPNFQALLYLTYLRSRRPGERLEFTFLHFLETLDDAVRGDPDRSECLTTVTYHPRPFADHAARESVFEELREDAPNACTKTFSKVEYGTYREVLDAAGVPAVRGKAAFVDSRLRRELTEATKRAVGDYKYVEKGCEQALRHLYRLRARNYFADDLDAFESFVDERLAELNRRRAGEERFPVHDLGPEPNERRLSHRDLLLGDR
- a CDS encoding SOS response-associated peptidase — encoded protein: MCGRTSLAVDLAVLEERFDARPAEGVTIRPRYNVAPRDDLLVVRNDVPHEFDLLEWGLLPQWADDPEDVPRPINARSETVAEKPMFRDAFESRRCLVPADRFYEWQGTRGSKQPYRIERPDRSPFAYAGLWETWTPAEGDPRVTCTVLTTDANEVVEPIHDRMPVILEEGNEERWLSEESPDELRSVLKPYPSDELHAYPVSKRVDDPGNDSADLLEEVDVGDQSGLGDFAG